The following coding sequences lie in one Arachis ipaensis cultivar K30076 chromosome B03, Araip1.1, whole genome shotgun sequence genomic window:
- the LOC107629872 gene encoding pentatricopeptide repeat-containing protein At2g20710, mitochondrial-like isoform X1, whose translation MREMLSKDMYDSVSLNTRLNAYAVVKDLDGLESLLLRMEADPKATIDWITYSIAAKAYIQAGQHEKAYAMLRKSEDLIEPKRRRAAYGSLLTMYGSMGKKEDVYRIWDMCKRLNRPCNANYISMLTALARLNDVDGAERIFEEWESGNTCFDIRIPNVMMSAYCKNGLVEKAEAFIDRLSKSRNELGGSIWDRLAHGYYRNNDMDNAIQTMKKAILGGQPGSTWKPYRFTLATCIDYLKDKGDLEGASEILRLCLERGYFSTAIHDRLSSYVHGKTPETKAINLMEEYYHPNNELFPDGEKQHEIQLHE comes from the coding sequence ATGAGAGAAATGTTATCCAAGGACATGTACGACTCTGTGTCGCTTAATACTCGGCTGAATGCGTATGCAGTCGTTAAAGACTTAGATGGGCTGGAGAGCTTACTATTGCGGATGGAAGCTGATCCTAAGGCAACTATTGACTGGATAACATACTCTATTGCAGCAAAGGCTTATATTCAGGCTggccaacatgagaaagcatatGCAATGCTGAGGAAATCAGAGGACCTGATTGAACCCAAGAGGAGGAGGGCTGCCTATGGATCTCTTCTAACTATGTACGGCTCCATGGGGAAAAAGGAAGATGTTTATCGTATTTGGGATATGTGCAAAAGGTTAAACAGACCCTGCAACGCGAATTACATCTCTATGCTGACCGCATTAGCTAGGCTTAATGATGTTGATGGAGCTGAGAGGATTTTCGAGGAATGGGAGTCTGGAAATACATGCTTCGACATCAGGATCCCGAATGTGATGATGAGTGCATATTGTAAGAATGGTCTGGTGGAAAAAGCTGAAGCATTCATTGATAGGCTTTCAAAGAGTCGCAATGAATTAGGCGGTAGTATATGGGATCGATTGGCACATGGCTATTACAGGAACAATGATATGGATAATGCTATTCAAACAATGAAGAAAGCGATTTTGGGAGGTCAACCTGGATCAACATGGAAGCCGTATCGATTTACTTTGGCTACATGTATTGATTACCTTAAGGACAAGGGAGATTTGGAGGGGGCATCAGAAATTCTTAGGCTATGTCTTGAACGAGGTTATTTTTCTACTGCAATACATGATAGATTATCAAGCTATGTGCATGGAAAAACACCAGAAACAAAGGCGATAAATCTGATGGAAGAATATTATCATCCAAATAATGAACTTTTTCCAGATGGAGAGAAGCAACATGAAATTCAACTCCATGAATAG
- the LOC107629872 gene encoding pentatricopeptide repeat-containing protein At2g20710, mitochondrial-like isoform X2 — translation MEADPKATIDWITYSIAAKAYIQAGQHEKAYAMLRKSEDLIEPKRRRAAYGSLLTMYGSMGKKEDVYRIWDMCKRLNRPCNANYISMLTALARLNDVDGAERIFEEWESGNTCFDIRIPNVMMSAYCKNGLVEKAEAFIDRLSKSRNELGGSIWDRLAHGYYRNNDMDNAIQTMKKAILGGQPGSTWKPYRFTLATCIDYLKDKGDLEGASEILRLCLERGYFSTAIHDRLSSYVHGKTPETKAINLMEEYYHPNNELFPDGEKQHEIQLHE, via the coding sequence ATGGAAGCTGATCCTAAGGCAACTATTGACTGGATAACATACTCTATTGCAGCAAAGGCTTATATTCAGGCTggccaacatgagaaagcatatGCAATGCTGAGGAAATCAGAGGACCTGATTGAACCCAAGAGGAGGAGGGCTGCCTATGGATCTCTTCTAACTATGTACGGCTCCATGGGGAAAAAGGAAGATGTTTATCGTATTTGGGATATGTGCAAAAGGTTAAACAGACCCTGCAACGCGAATTACATCTCTATGCTGACCGCATTAGCTAGGCTTAATGATGTTGATGGAGCTGAGAGGATTTTCGAGGAATGGGAGTCTGGAAATACATGCTTCGACATCAGGATCCCGAATGTGATGATGAGTGCATATTGTAAGAATGGTCTGGTGGAAAAAGCTGAAGCATTCATTGATAGGCTTTCAAAGAGTCGCAATGAATTAGGCGGTAGTATATGGGATCGATTGGCACATGGCTATTACAGGAACAATGATATGGATAATGCTATTCAAACAATGAAGAAAGCGATTTTGGGAGGTCAACCTGGATCAACATGGAAGCCGTATCGATTTACTTTGGCTACATGTATTGATTACCTTAAGGACAAGGGAGATTTGGAGGGGGCATCAGAAATTCTTAGGCTATGTCTTGAACGAGGTTATTTTTCTACTGCAATACATGATAGATTATCAAGCTATGTGCATGGAAAAACACCAGAAACAAAGGCGATAAATCTGATGGAAGAATATTATCATCCAAATAATGAACTTTTTCCAGATGGAGAGAAGCAACATGAAATTCAACTCCATGAATAG